Proteins from one Acanthopagrus latus isolate v.2019 chromosome 18, fAcaLat1.1, whole genome shotgun sequence genomic window:
- the b4galt7 gene encoding beta-1,4-galactosyltransferase 7 isoform X1, protein MMYSSRRKPVLYFKEERKFLSGKCTIYKLFGLCMVLLLVSLLWLQLSCSGDMSATLHEDRRPQQPPPPPPPPPCPADTQASALDDPSWGPHKLALIIPFRERFEELLVFVPFMHTFLNRKKIRHKIIVINQVDHFRFNRASLINVGYLESGNDTDYLAMHDVDLLPQNDALDYGFPEDGPFHVASPELHPLYHYKTYVGGILLLTKKHYTMCNGMSNRFWGWGREDDEFYRRLRKAELQLFRPSGITTGYKTFVHIHDPAWRKRDQKRVASQKQEQFKVDPDGGLTNLRYQVESRQEMTISGAPCTVINTKLECDQNETPWCLLG, encoded by the exons ATGATGTATTCCTCGAGGAGAAAGCCTGTCCTGTACTTCAAAGAAGAGCGAAA gttccTGTCTGGTAAATGTACCATCTACAAGCTGTTCGGCCTCTGCATGGTGCTGCTGCTCGTCTCTCTGCtctggctgcagctcagctgtTCAGGCGACATGTCGGCCACTCTGCACGAAGACAGACGCCCCcagcagccgccgccgccgccgccaccaccaccctgTCCCGCCGACACTCAGGCGTCTGCATTGGACGACCCTTCCTGGGGTCCTCACAAACTGGCCCTCATCATCCCGTTCAGAGAACGCTTcgaggagctgctggtgttCGTTCCCTTCATGCACACATTCCTCAACAGGAAGAAGATCCGCCACAAGATCATCGTCATCAACCAGGTGGATCACTTCAG ATTTAACCGGGCGTCTTTGATCAATGTGGGTTACCTGGAGAGCGGGAATGACACGGACTACCTGGCGATGCACGATGTGGACCTGCTGCCTCAGAATGACGCTCTGGACTATGGTTTCCCCGAGGACGGGCCGTTCCACGTGGCCTCGCCTGAGCTGCACCCACTGTACCACTACAAGACGTATGTGGGAGGAATCCTGCTGCTCACCAAGAAGCATTACACTATG TGTAACGGGATGTCAAACCGGTTCTGGGGTTGGGGCCGAGAGGACGATGAGTTCTACAGACGACTGAGGAAAGCTGAGTTACAG ctgttcAGACCGAGTGGAATCACAACAGGATATAAAACCTTTGTGCACATCCATGACCCGgcctggaggaagagagacCAGAAGAGAGTCGCATCTCAGAAACAG GAGCAGTTTAAGGTGGATCCGGACGGGGGGCTGACCAACCTCCGTTACCAGGTGGAGTCCAGACAGGAGATGACCATCAGCGGCGCCCCGTGTACCGTCATCAACACCAAACTGGAGTGTGACCAGAACGAGACACCCTGGTGTTTGCTGGGATAG
- the LOC119007352 gene encoding transmembrane emp24 domain-containing protein 9-like, which translates to MSVRMRSCLLTILFLNVFYSFVSSLYFHIGDTEKKCFIEEIPDETMIIVNFQTHLSNEYINMDLPDNHKLWVLIEAKDPDDELILSKQFPSEGKFRFTSLKAGRHLICLQSGSSQCPLPAGGMLMVHLDIRARERTNNYAKIAATEKLSELQLRVRQLSEQVRQIQREQDYQRLREKHFREVDHNTNMWIFWWPVVRSLFVVAVITASTSSW; encoded by the exons ATGTCTGTCAGGATGAGGTCTTGTCTGCtgacaattttgtttttaaacgtTTTTTACAGTTTCGTCTCTTCTTTGTACTTTCACATCGGAGACACCGAGAAGAAATGTTTCATAGAGGAAATCCCGGACGAGACGATGATTATCG taaACTTTCAGACTCACCTGTCTAATGAATACATCAACATGGACCTGCCGGACAATCACAAACTCTGGGTGTTAATAGAAGCTAAAGATCCTGATGACGAG CTGATTTTATCAAAACAATTTCCCTCCGAGGGAAAGTTCAGATTCACGTCACTCAAAGCAGGAAGACACCTGATCTGTCTGCAGTCCGGCTCCTCACAGTGCCCCCTGCCTGCTGGAGGCATGCTG ATGGTTCACTTGGACATCAGAGCACGCGAACGTACAAACAACTACGCCAAGATCGCAGCCACAGAAaaactgtcagagctgcagctgagagtCCGACAGCTGTCGGAGCAGGTCCGACAGATCCAGAGAGAGCAGGACTACCAgagg CTCAGAGAGAAACATTTCCGCGAGGTCGACCACAACACCAACATGTGGATCTTCTGGTGGCCTGTCGTCCGCTCGCTCTTCGTGGTCGCTGTCATCACTGCCAGCACCAGCTCCTG GTGA
- the si:rp71-1d10.5 gene encoding transmembrane protein 216, with the protein MAPGSQPILSSTPLQVLFYLNSWYFAAFYLAEILMFIYKGILLPYPSDNLVLDVVLLLLFLGLETLRIFYGWKGNLCERSLASCVSLFILIPCVALAVYYLLLQTFVLRLEFLLSAVLLCFYGLEFLLGLLSVSAFSRSKVY; encoded by the exons ATGGCGCCCG GAAGCCAACCAATT ctctcATCCACTCCCCTGCAGGTGCTCTTCTACCTGAACAGCTGGTACTTCGCTGCCTTCTACCTGGCAGAGATCCTCATGTTCATCTATAAAG GGATTTTACTGCCCTACCCATCTGATAATCTGGTTCTGGATGTGGTTCTACTGCTGCTCTTCCTCGGTTTGGAGACTCTCCGGATCTTTTATG GTTGGAAGGGGAACTTGTGTGAGCGCTCTCTGGCCTCGTGCGTGTCGCTCTTCATCCTGATCCCCTGTGTGGCGCTGGCTGTTTactacctgctgctgcagacctTCGTTCTGCGGCTGGAGTTCCTCCTCAGCGCCGTCCTGCTCTGCTTCTATGGCCTCGAGTTCCTGCTTGGACTTCTCTCTGTGTCCGCCTTCTCCAG GTCCAAAGTTTACTGA
- the b4galt7 gene encoding beta-1,4-galactosyltransferase 7 isoform X2, with product MMYSSRRKPVLYFKEERKFLSGKCTIYKLFGLCMVLLLVSLLWLQLSCSGDMSATLHEDRRPQQPPPPPPPPPCPADTQASALDDPSWGPHKLALIIPFRERFEELLVFVPFMHTFLNRKKIRHKIIVINQVDHFRFNRASLINVGYLESGNDTDYLAMHDVDLLPQNDALDYGFPEDGPFHVASPELHPLYHYKTYVGGILLLTKKHYTMCNGMSNRFWGWGREDDEFYRRLRKAELQLFRPSGITTGYKTFVHIHDPAWRKRDQKRVASQKQFKVDPDGGLTNLRYQVESRQEMTISGAPCTVINTKLECDQNETPWCLLG from the exons ATGATGTATTCCTCGAGGAGAAAGCCTGTCCTGTACTTCAAAGAAGAGCGAAA gttccTGTCTGGTAAATGTACCATCTACAAGCTGTTCGGCCTCTGCATGGTGCTGCTGCTCGTCTCTCTGCtctggctgcagctcagctgtTCAGGCGACATGTCGGCCACTCTGCACGAAGACAGACGCCCCcagcagccgccgccgccgccgccaccaccaccctgTCCCGCCGACACTCAGGCGTCTGCATTGGACGACCCTTCCTGGGGTCCTCACAAACTGGCCCTCATCATCCCGTTCAGAGAACGCTTcgaggagctgctggtgttCGTTCCCTTCATGCACACATTCCTCAACAGGAAGAAGATCCGCCACAAGATCATCGTCATCAACCAGGTGGATCACTTCAG ATTTAACCGGGCGTCTTTGATCAATGTGGGTTACCTGGAGAGCGGGAATGACACGGACTACCTGGCGATGCACGATGTGGACCTGCTGCCTCAGAATGACGCTCTGGACTATGGTTTCCCCGAGGACGGGCCGTTCCACGTGGCCTCGCCTGAGCTGCACCCACTGTACCACTACAAGACGTATGTGGGAGGAATCCTGCTGCTCACCAAGAAGCATTACACTATG TGTAACGGGATGTCAAACCGGTTCTGGGGTTGGGGCCGAGAGGACGATGAGTTCTACAGACGACTGAGGAAAGCTGAGTTACAG ctgttcAGACCGAGTGGAATCACAACAGGATATAAAACCTTTGTGCACATCCATGACCCGgcctggaggaagagagacCAGAAGAGAGTCGCATCTCAGAAACAG TTTAAGGTGGATCCGGACGGGGGGCTGACCAACCTCCGTTACCAGGTGGAGTCCAGACAGGAGATGACCATCAGCGGCGCCCCGTGTACCGTCATCAACACCAAACTGGAGTGTGACCAGAACGAGACACCCTGGTGTTTGCTGGGATAG
- the LOC119007351 gene encoding transmembrane emp24 domain-containing protein 9, which yields MVSVRMQSCVLSVLLLNVFYSFVSSLYFHIGETEKKCFIEEIPDETMIIGNYRTQLYDKQREEYLPATQGLGMFVEVKDPDDKVILSRQYGSEGRFTFTSHTPGEHQICLHSNSSKFSLFAGGMLRVHLDIQVGEHANNYAEIAAKDKLSELQLRVRQLVEQVDQIQKEQNYQRYREERFRQTSESTNQRVLWWSIVQTLILVAIGIWQMRHLKSFFEAKKLV from the exons ATGGTGTCTGTCAGGATGCAGTCGTGTGTGTTGTCAGTTTTACTCCTGAACGTTTTCTACAGTTTCGTCTCCTCTTTGTACTTTCACAtcggagagacagagaagaaatgtTTCATAGAGGAAATCCCGGACGAGACGATGATCATCG GAAACTACCGGACTCAGCTGTATgataaacagagagaagaataCCTCCCTGCCACTCAGGGTCTGGGGATGTTTGTGGAGGTCAAAGATCCAGATGACAAG gtgaTTCTGTCGCGTCAGTACGGCTCAGAGGGAAGGTTCACCTTCACgtcacacacacctggagagcATCAGATCTGTCTGCACTCCAACTCATCCAAGTTCTCTCTGTTCGCTGGAGGCATGTTG AGGGTTCACTTGGACATCCAGGTGGGAGAACATGCCAACAACTACGCCGAGATCGCTGCCAAAGACAAACTGTcggagctgcagctgagagtCCGACAgctggtggagcaggtggaCCAGATCCAGAAGGAGCAGAACTACCAGAGG TACCGTGAGGAGCGTTTCCGTCAGACCAGTGAGAGCACCAACCAGCGGGTCCTCTGGTGGTCCATCGTGCAGACCCTCATTCTGGTGGCCATCGGTATTTGGCAGATGAGACACCTCAAGAGCTTCTTTGAGGCAAAGAAACTGGTGTAA